Part of the Scomber japonicus isolate fScoJap1 chromosome 2, fScoJap1.pri, whole genome shotgun sequence genome, GGCTCCTGCTAATGTCGACCCCAGAGGTTTATGGGCAGAACACTTGGAGAGCCCCATGCCTCGTCCTCTCTTCAACTCTACTGCTTTAGGTTACAAGGCCCAGCCAGACGCAGTCACAGAGGCAGCTGAGGATTTGGACGAGAAGCTCTGTGCAGCTCCTCAGTCAGAAGCAGAGAATCCGGCTCTGGATGTGCCTATGTCTCTAGATGgtcctctgcagcagcagctgcgGCAAATGGCAGAGTTCCTCCTCCTGGCATCAGGGAAGATGGACCTTGCTGGCATCTCTGCTCCCATCTCTGCGCCTGTCCCACCTAGCACTGCCCCCACAGTCACATCAGCAAGAGCTACTCCTGCAGAAACCCACAGCATCTGTGTGGGCACCAGTCCTGTAAAACTGGTAGACCACAGCTTGAATACATCTGGCCAGtttgagagaaagagggatTTCTCTGTGGATGATGCCTGCACTCTTACTGACCCTCTCCTGTGGAAGTAAGTGTTGTCTCTGAatgtgttattaaataaaacctAGCGTGCATTTCCATTGACAATTTGTTATTATGGTGATTGAGACTGTTTTCCGCCTCTCACTGTTCCTTGCGTCCTTTCAGTGTACCTGCAGGCAGTCTGGAGGGTCTACCCAGAGAGGAGCTGGAGCAGAGATTAAGATCTAGCATGATCATGGTGGAGGCCTTGGTGCAGCAGTTGGCTATCGCTAGAGCACATAGATCTCCTCCTGCTGGCCCACCGCCTTCAGAGCTCAGGGAGAAGCTAGTGCAGACAGACCACACTGAACTCAGCCAGGTAAGGGTACATTTAGACAACTTAAATGAGCTGACATATGGACATTTGAAGCATTTTGAGTTGGAACttgtatatttttctgtttttttctctaaaagaagccttcattttcttttcttttgcattGTGTATATAGACCACAATGTACAGAGACCTATATATGGAGGCTTTGAGACGGATTGATGATTTGGAGCTCGATGGAAGTTCACTACATAATCTCACCCAGTGTATGCAGGACATGAGGGTCACCATGGTGAGACATAATGACACAACACATGCTCTCTAATGCAATAGTTTAAActttattgaaaaaaacaaaccccaaaaagcaaaaaaactggCATGTCACTTCTTACCTTTCTTTcaccataaaacatatttcagttttaactGTAATGATTCACATCCTCTGTCTTTATCTGTCCCAACAGACTTCTTTGTCTTGTGACACGGATGCTGCTCTCTCTAACATGAAGCAAATGGGGGACATTGTCAGAGAAGACCATCAAAGCCTCGTTTCACATGTATGTAAACATGTATTCCAATTATTCTTATATGATACAGTATTAAGTGTGTGCTGTGCATGTTGATGTATATTCTCCCTGTGTTGTTTAGTACGGTGAGATGAGGTCTTTATTTGAGAAGTCAAAGGAGACGCAGACACGAATGATGCAGAAGGTCAAAGATGCTCTTGAACAAAGAGATAGCATGCGGAAACAGATGGAGGAGGCCTTCACAGTTAAGGAAGCGGTAAGCACAGTGACTAATCTGTAATTGTTATGTCCTTTAGTAGTTTAAAGGATACTGTGGATACTCTTTTGCTGTTGTTGAAAAATAACCACATGATTTTAGTTATTGCTGAGATGATTTAATGATGATGGTTTACTAATAAATTGAGGCATTTAAACAAATATAGTGAGAATTAGAAAAAATCACAGACCTCTGACGATTTATTAATCAGGAGTTTCCTGCTCTGACAGACCTGAACATGTGTactaaatatgaatgtgttcattattattattgataataTTGCTTTCTCAAGTTGTGTAATGCTTCTTATCTTCATTTCCGGAGCcttaagtgtgtgtttgcttgtctGTTTCTAGACCTTCAGTACGATGGAGCAGCTGAGGACACACTGTGCCACAGAAATCTCAGAGCTACAGAAGAGTCTGGGGTCTCAGCAAGAACTCCTGGCTGCCCTAAAGACAACCCACCCAGAACaggtacaaaaaaacaaatacatcagtattgtaatgtatttaaCATCATCTAATACATCTCACATCAGTGTCTAATTTctgttttccttatttttaaTGCAGGTTTCATTAAACACAGCCTACACTGAGATGCTAGATTCTGCCTCTGGTCTTTTGTCCCAAACTGTGGAGGAGCACTCCAGTTTGATGAAAGAAGTATGTTCAGTGTACTCTACTATGTTTTTAGAAAAGAGGCTTAGTACTCTAGGTAGAGATTAAGtttgataacattttattgaatttaaATCCAGTAACGAATATGATATGAGTTGGTATAATATGACTATGAAGTGTAACTGGGAGactcttaacccttacatactgtacagacccattttttttacattggagagaagaaaagaaaacattaaaaacttttcttttagtcACAAATTTTAGGACTTATCTTCATGTCGCgcagaatatataaaaatggaaacattttgcaactttctaaaaatgttttacacacaaaatgatgtaTATGAGCTGATCATTTCTCCACTTGTGATCTTTAATTCACAAACAGTGTGGGCTGAAAACAGacatcagcagcagagacacatTACCATAACCAGAGAACAgctaaacatttcattttagctgTAATGGATTTAACATAATTAGCTATAGCTGATGCAATCTGCTGACAGTGATTGTCAGTGCTGGCTAACTGCTACATGAATGTTTTGTACATTTCTACATCTACCAGCTCATGAAAAGGAGAGATAAAAGTGATAAGAGATAGAGATTAGTTTGAGTCAGAGTGGAGATCGTATCTAAAATGGAACTGTAAGCATTGAACGATACCTTCACACAGTATGCTGCAATTTGTTCAAAATCATGATTTTATAAGACCCTGCAAAAGATAAGCTGGAATGACCAAAATCTGATATGACAAAgcactaacaaaaaaaaaatcagcagtttTATCAATTGTACTTTGCTATTTTAAGCTCAGTAACATAGTGACAACTTTGTTCCGTTTGAAGTAATAATGCTCACAATGctgactttttttgtgtggtCATGTTTTCACAGCTCTGCACAGTCAAGAGTCTCCTGAAAAAGACTACTCCCATCCTCCTGAAGCTGAATGAAAAGGCAGCGGATGCattgagagaaagagatgaataCATCTCTGAAAGAGACCAAGCTGTTGAAGAGAGACAACAGGTCAGATTTCTCTTGCATCTTTTTTCACTTGTCTTGTAAGAATAGTGATGACTGCAAATCAtgacgacgacgacgatgatTGCCACTGAAATGAATTTTTATTTAACAGATTGAAGAGGAGTTGAACCAAACTAATATGAACCTCCAAACTGCCAGAGAAGAGATTGGTGATTTAAATCTGCAAGTGACAATTCTGACCTCAggtaaaaatgcaaatgaagaTATTACGATTGCTTATTGtttattatgatattttattccaGACAGTTTTATACTTGTTTAAATTAGTTTTCTACCTGTGAAAATTCATTTGTGACCTTTGTGAAATGGTAGCTTGACAAAGTAAATCTCAAGcaagtaagtggaccttgagttaagaTTATTTAGctgacatataaaaatatagacttTCCTTTCTTGTTATTGCATGGTAGAGATGGGTGTGCTGCGCCAGAAGCTGACAGAACGAGAAGAAGACGGGGttcagctggagaggaaggtGACTGAGCTGTCTGCCACGGTTTCCTCCACACTGGCCTCCTACACCTTCCTGGAGCAATCCCTTGCAGCTGAAACCAACAAGTAAGATCCCCATAACAACACTAACAGCtcaggaatatatatataaaaaaaaaaaggaaataaatactgtGCTGAAGCATTTTTATAAAAGGAGAATTTAAAAACGCTAACAAAAATGCTCACTGAGGAATGTTGTTTTAGGTTGCAGGAGTCATGGAAGGACATCGAGCAATCCAATGAGAGGATCGCTGAGTAAGTGCTGACAATTTTAATCTTCTCATTGGGGATGAAACGATAACTTCTGCAAGTGTTTCAGATTGCGGTGGGTTCATGGTTTGAAGAGAAATTTTGAATCAATTCACAATACAGACAAAATGAGTGaagaaaatctaaaaacatCTTATCAATAATTATTAGTTAAAACTGTCCACAAACTGTATATGAAGACATAGATGTTCTTTAAAAGAGTATTAACTACTTGAATTATGACTGAATAGGACAAatgtcacaggaaacacagcagctTCTTTActtgtatctgtctgtgtgtccagGTTGGAGATGTCACTGGAGCAGTCGGAGCAGCGCGTGTGTGAGTtgagtcaggctctggctcagAGTGAGGAGCAGCTCGGCCAGCTGCAGGAACTCTCACAGTCTCAGAGGACACAGATCCAGCAGCTTCAGGATGGTTGTACACAACTCGGCAACGTGCAGGAAATGAACGAGGTTAGTTTATTAAATGTGCTGCATTTGTGTTACTTTTTGGATTCTTTGCTTGAAATAGTTCCGAGATTTAGACTCTCCAGTTTTTTCTTTGTATGGTTTTCCATGTATGTTGTCTAAGGCCTGTATTTTCTGAGAGGATTACCTTACGCAAAATTATTCTAATTTCCAGCCTTAATTAGGACACCATATACACTTTTATGGTGAATTTCtggtttcatttcctgtttttgtgtcAGTTCTTACAGATGGAGAACGAGTTGGTGAGGGAGCAGGTGACTGATAGTGAACAAATGCTGAAGTCCAACCTGCAGAGCCTGCGGGAGAGGAACATCCAGTGTGAAGACCTAAAAGGAGAACTTGGTCAACTTCAGTAAGTCTAAACATTCCTTTTCTTTGACTTGGCGTGATcttattccttttctttccccATTAATTTTAGAATTGCATTATTGTACAATTGTATGTATTTTAGTGCAATGGTACAGTGCATTTACTGTGGTTGAAGCTCTATTGATTAGATTAATTGCATTTGTTGCACCTGCCTGCTTGACAACATAGTGTTGTCTTCATTATTTAAGTAAATTACATATTTGCCATCGTTCTCTGCTATATTTTTTGGCTTCAACTACCAAGTTTTGTCACCATATTTGACAATATATACTGAATAAACCAGTTGTTTTGCAGTTTGAATAAAtatcagaaaaacaaacaaatatctCTGCAGTAACTTTATATTTAACCCAAATCAAATATGCTCAGTTGGGAGATAAGTCCTCAGTTTTCCTGTGTGTTGAGTTCCCTGCTTGATGctgtacacatttttatttgaacatcaACACATCTGGTGCTAATCTTGTAGTCTCCTGCATGCTTGGTGATATTTTATCTGTGTTTATCTTTGTGCAGGATTGAGAACAATAGTTTGCAGGAAGCGCTGGAAATGACAAGAACCAGAGCCAGAACAACCCAGCTGGAGCTCGGAGAGAAGCTCGCTCAAGCAGTCACAGAAATCACTTTGCTGCATCACACACTGCGAGGACTGACCAATAAGCTTAATGCAGCTCTTAATGAGGAGGTAATACACAGGATCACAGACCAACACAATCAGATTTCACCACTTGGACTATACATGTGCTGCAAGCAAGACTATAACAGGAATGTGTTACGAGTTGTGGTTGAAACggattgttttttaataataatttttgaTACGAAAGATGCTTAAATTCCCTCTACATGTGGTCTCAACCTTAATTGACAGACAGCATTACCGAGAGGAAAAGCTAGTATGTGGACATGTTAGGGAAGATCTCTTTTTTCATGTCTGCTTTTATATCCTTCTTTTTAGAAATCAGAAccacagagagataaagagtCTCAACCAGTTCACAACACGGAGCGACGTCATCCCTCCAGCTCCTTTATAGACAGCATCATGGTTGCATTAACCGCAGAGAAGGAAGACTTGAAAACAGGGACAACTGCTGAACCAGGTACTGTAGCTCACCCCAGATGAATTGGAGTGACCTAATATctatttagccttttttttttgttttgtttccaaaATCTAAACCTTGACACAAAGAATAATTTTGATGCTGGTTAAACTCAGACCGGGGTATCAGTGTGAAAGAGACGAGATGCGTCATGATCCTCCTTCCAAACTTGGTTAAATTCAGGTTGGACGCTTTGATGATTATGTTGTACAGCTGTCTCTTTTGTTTGGGGATGAGAATTTAATACAACGTTTAAACACCATTAAGAACTCTTCTTCAGCTCAACTTCAGCACTTTTCAGCTGAAATGGAAACCAGTGTCCTGAACAGTAACACCCAGAGATTTACCTGTGACCCCTGTTTGATATTAATGTCAAACAGGGGTTAAATGCTCATTTATTAACTATAAAACCTTCCATTGGTAGTCATAAGTGAACAGATTATGAATGACAATATAGTAAGATCAGCTGTAATAGTATACACAGTCTCCATAGATTAAGTAATTGCAGACAAATACATTTcattaacaaacacaaagtCCTTACCTGCTTACTGATTATAGCTAtgttattatatgttttaagaAAACATAATATTTTAAAGGGGGAGAGCATAGCTGCATCTACTTCATGAGACAGGGTATAGACATCATTCTGTGAATTAAACTGATGAGATAATTTCCCAAAGAGAACTCAAAATGTTCCTCCGTAAACTAGAGGTGACAGTTAGACGTGTTCCTGCGTGTTTTCTTCAATATTTCAATCTTCTGTTGCAATTACCACATTTCCCCCCCCAAGGATAACAAACATTGCAGTCATTTTCTGCCTTACCTGGTAAAACTAACAGCTGAAATTgtccactttattttaaattaacgCGTGTTTCAGAACCATTTTAATCCCATCATAATTTACACACAGTGTTTGAAGCAGTTATTGATTTTTCACAGCTTGTGTCTGGATTACACGGACCATAACTTTTGCACGTTTTAATTACCACTGGCTCTGTAATGCACACCCATTTCAGAAAGGGATTAAACATCAAATCTAATGGTTTAgagcgattt contains:
- the LOC128365613 gene encoding sperm-associated antigen 5-like; translation: MLDSASGLLSQTVEEHSSLMKELCTVKSLLKKTTPILLKLNEKAADALRERDEYISERDQAVEERQQIEEELNQTNMNLQTAREEIGDLNLQVTILTSEMGVLRQKLTEREEDGVQLERKVTELSATVSSTLASYTFLEQSLAAETNKLQESWKDIEQSNERIAELEMSLEQSEQRVCELSQALAQSEEQLGQLQELSQSQRTQIQQLQDGCTQLGNVQEMNEFLQMENELVREQVTDSEQMLKSNLQSLRERNIQCEDLKGELGQLQIENNSLQEALEMTRTRARTTQLELGEKLAQAVTEITLLHHTLRGLTNKLNAALNEEKSEPQRDKESQPVHNTERRHPSSSFIDSIMVALTAEKEDLKTGTTAEPVPSDVAEPQCDTLFSETSAFTRIAAITPKKNLNAVEFEPEEEQSNVAELLADLGGTVTELVSTLKLLQQRKKTQLEELHNTICGLQVEQQAANRRHEAEVFELKQQLGRFNKLVEKGNQALQQKTQDEKTIMKLMADINEAQDLLTKHKTDSNVRNYGKTWVSFVDLSSRHRWSLSSCGRS